TGCTCGAAGGTGTGCCCGGTGTCGCCAAGACCCTCGCGGTGGAGACCTTCGCCAAGGTCGTCGGCGGCACCTTCGCCCGCATCCAGTTCACCCCCGACCTGGTGCCCACCGACATCGTCGGTACCCGCATCTACCGGCAGGGCAAGGAGGAGTTCGACATCGAACTCGGCCCCGTGGTGGTCAACTTCCTGCTCGCCGACGAGATCAACCGTGCGCCGGCCAAGGTGCAGTCCGCACTGCTCGAGGTGATGGCCGAGCGCAAGATCTCCGTCGGTGGCAAGACCTTCCCGCTGCCCAACCCGTTCCTGGTGATGGCCACCCAGAACCCGATCGAGCAGGAGGGCGTCTACCAGCTGCCCGAGGCGCAGCGCGACCGCTTCCTGTTCAAGCTCAACGTCGACTACCCGTCGCCGGAGGAAGAACGCGAGATCATCTACCGGATGGGTGTGAAACCGCCGGAGCCCAAGCAGATCCTGGACACCGGTGATCTGCTGCGGCTGCAGGAGGTCGCCGCCAACAACTTCGTGCACCACGCACTTGTGGACTACGTGGTGCGCATCGTCACCGCGACCCGCGAACCGGAGA
This region of Mycolicibacterium diernhoferi genomic DNA includes:
- the moxR1 gene encoding chaperone MoxR1, translating into MTSPSGPPQGAGGFPGPAPTQGYPPGTQSTPPASANLQNEVHTLERAIFEVKRIIVGQDQLVERMLVGLLAKGHVLLEGVPGVAKTLAVETFAKVVGGTFARIQFTPDLVPTDIVGTRIYRQGKEEFDIELGPVVVNFLLADEINRAPAKVQSALLEVMAERKISVGGKTFPLPNPFLVMATQNPIEQEGVYQLPEAQRDRFLFKLNVDYPSPEEEREIIYRMGVKPPEPKQILDTGDLLRLQEVAANNFVHHALVDYVVRIVTATREPEKFGMPDAKSWIAYGASPRASLGIISASRALALIRGRDYVVPQDVVEVIPDVLRHRLVLTYDALADEVSAETVINRIMQTVGLPQVNAIPQQGHSAPPGVPAAAAAGGR